The following are from one region of the Hydrogenimonas sp. SS33 genome:
- the ligA gene encoding NAD-dependent DNA ligase LigA, protein MIKNRNEYKKAVETLKKWAYAYYIEDNPLVTDEVYDNLYREVEAYEKAHPDEVDPTSPTRRVGAPLKEGFKKARHLSRMWSMEDVFNAKEFEEWMARIRKEFPDERYYVEPKFDGASLNLIYENGNLKQAITRGDGVEGEDVTNNARTIQSIRLEIDHKDLIEIRGEVLMTKKEFERINEERIEKGETPFANPRNAAAGSLRQLDPAITAKRNLIFQPWGVGVNSLGYEYLSDMMAYVYNLGFRKPPIRKVCKSAEEIEAIYEELTKMRDKLDVMLDGMVVKVDRIAAQEALGYTVKAPRWMVAYKFPAVEKQTRIRDVVFQVGRTGVVTPVAVLEPVEVEGVVVERATLNNFDYIEKMDVRIGDMVTLIRSGDVIPKIIKVLTQYRTGKEKKIERPTRCPVCGSELLDEGKLIKCQNINCPARVVNSIIYFASKQCLNIDGLGEKIVRQLYDAGLVKELEDIYHLKMEDLLKLEGFKEKKARNLLDAIERSKGAECWRFLNGLGIEHIGEVASRKICQTYGLDFVDLSKEQLMSIEGFGEEMAESYLEFMRVNREKVLRLMEIIQPKAPEKEEIVKSPFTGKTVVLTGAMKKPRGEIKAMLEHLGAKVSSSVSKKTDYVIYGEDPGSKYEKAQQLGVELMPEEKMWELVEKVGE, encoded by the coding sequence ATGATCAAAAACCGCAACGAGTACAAGAAAGCGGTCGAAACACTGAAAAAGTGGGCCTATGCCTACTACATCGAAGACAACCCTCTGGTGACCGACGAAGTCTACGACAACCTCTACCGGGAGGTGGAAGCCTACGAAAAGGCCCATCCCGACGAGGTCGACCCCACATCCCCCACCCGGCGGGTCGGCGCGCCCCTGAAAGAGGGTTTCAAAAAAGCCAGGCACCTGAGCCGCATGTGGAGTATGGAGGATGTCTTCAACGCCAAAGAGTTCGAAGAGTGGATGGCCCGCATCCGGAAGGAGTTTCCCGACGAGCGCTACTACGTCGAACCCAAATTCGACGGGGCGAGCCTCAATCTCATCTACGAAAACGGGAACCTGAAGCAGGCGATCACCCGGGGTGACGGCGTGGAAGGGGAGGATGTGACCAACAATGCCCGGACCATCCAGTCGATCCGCCTCGAAATCGACCACAAGGATCTCATTGAAATCCGCGGCGAAGTGCTGATGACCAAAAAGGAGTTCGAACGGATCAACGAGGAGCGGATCGAAAAAGGGGAGACCCCGTTCGCCAACCCCCGAAACGCCGCCGCCGGAAGCCTGCGGCAGCTCGACCCGGCCATCACGGCGAAGCGCAACCTGATTTTCCAGCCCTGGGGCGTGGGGGTCAACAGCCTGGGGTACGAATACCTCAGTGACATGATGGCCTATGTCTACAACCTCGGTTTCCGCAAGCCGCCCATCCGCAAAGTGTGCAAAAGCGCCGAAGAGATCGAAGCGATCTACGAAGAGCTGACCAAAATGCGCGACAAGCTCGACGTGATGCTCGACGGCATGGTGGTCAAGGTTGACCGCATCGCGGCCCAGGAGGCGCTGGGCTATACGGTCAAGGCGCCCCGCTGGATGGTGGCCTACAAATTCCCCGCGGTGGAGAAACAGACCCGCATCAGGGATGTGGTCTTCCAGGTGGGGCGCACCGGTGTCGTCACCCCGGTGGCGGTCCTGGAGCCGGTGGAGGTGGAAGGGGTCGTCGTGGAGCGGGCGACGCTCAACAACTTCGACTACATCGAAAAGATGGATGTGCGTATCGGGGACATGGTGACCCTGATCCGCAGCGGCGACGTGATCCCCAAAATCATCAAGGTCCTGACCCAGTACCGCACCGGAAAAGAGAAGAAGATCGAGAGGCCGACCCGCTGCCCCGTCTGCGGCAGCGAGCTGCTGGACGAAGGGAAGCTGATCAAATGCCAGAACATCAACTGCCCCGCCCGGGTCGTCAACTCCATCATCTACTTCGCCTCCAAGCAGTGCCTCAATATCGACGGCCTCGGGGAGAAGATCGTCCGGCAGCTCTACGACGCGGGGCTGGTCAAGGAGCTGGAAGATATCTACCATCTGAAGATGGAGGATCTCCTCAAGCTGGAGGGGTTCAAGGAGAAGAAGGCCCGAAACCTCCTCGACGCCATCGAACGCTCCAAAGGGGCGGAGTGCTGGCGTTTCCTCAACGGCCTGGGCATCGAGCACATCGGCGAAGTGGCGAGCCGGAAGATCTGCCAGACCTACGGCCTCGATTTCGTGGATCTGAGCAAAGAGCAACTCATGTCTATCGAAGGGTTCGGGGAGGAGATGGCGGAGAGTTACCTGGAGTTCATGCGGGTCAACCGTGAGAAGGTTCTCCGCCTCATGGAGATCATCCAACCCAAAGCGCCCGAGAAAGAGGAGATTGTCAAGTCCCCCTTCACGGGCAAAACGGTGGTCCTCACCGGCGCCATGAAAAAACCCCGGGGCGAAATCAAAGCGATGCTCGAACACCTGGGGGCGAAGGTGAGCTCCAGTGTCTCGAAAAAGACCGACTACGTCATCTACGGAGAGGACCCCGGCTCCAAGTACGAGAAAGCGCAGCAGCTGGGTGTGGAACTGATGCCCGAAGAGAAGATGTGGGAACTTGTGGAGAAGGTGGGAGAGTAA
- the folP gene encoding dihydropteroate synthase, producing the protein MRIYRIDRPADKAAFLKGLDCDPGGVAIMAKKMETHLFMIEGMSPGAANILKQDALAVGAELAVPVGVVTCAKERCDAVLMGTARQLGYLAAKEKAQPFGLKKVAAALESFLKERRFSLRIMGVVNANDDSFYAGSRFREKEAVEAVERMIEEGAAIVDVGGVSSRPGSEPVPPEEELRRVAPVLEAVYAQKLYEKAVFSIDSYAPQVVEKALSCGFGIVNDITGLADERIGKLALQYGAKVVIMHMQGTPKTMQQDPRYDNVVLDVDDFFARRIAKAEALGLARDDIILDVGIGFGKRLEHNLALLKHLRHFTRFGCEVLIGASRKSMIDAIVPAPVEARLPGTLAIHLEAVRRGASIVRCHDVAEHRQALALYEAIEKGGLE; encoded by the coding sequence ATGAGAATCTACCGAATCGACCGGCCCGCGGACAAAGCGGCGTTTCTCAAAGGGCTCGATTGCGACCCGGGGGGCGTGGCCATCATGGCGAAGAAAATGGAGACCCACCTCTTCATGATCGAGGGGATGAGCCCGGGGGCGGCGAACATTCTGAAGCAGGATGCCCTCGCGGTGGGGGCGGAACTGGCAGTCCCCGTGGGCGTGGTCACCTGCGCGAAGGAGCGCTGCGACGCGGTGCTGATGGGCACCGCCAGGCAGCTGGGCTATCTGGCGGCGAAGGAGAAGGCCCAGCCCTTCGGCTTGAAAAAGGTGGCGGCGGCGCTGGAGAGCTTTTTGAAAGAGCGCCGTTTTTCTCTACGGATCATGGGGGTGGTCAACGCCAACGACGACAGCTTCTACGCCGGCAGCCGTTTCAGGGAGAAAGAGGCCGTCGAAGCGGTCGAACGGATGATCGAAGAGGGGGCGGCCATTGTCGATGTCGGCGGTGTCTCCTCCCGGCCCGGAAGCGAACCTGTGCCGCCGGAGGAGGAGCTTCGGCGGGTCGCCCCCGTCCTGGAAGCGGTGTATGCGCAGAAGCTGTATGAAAAAGCGGTTTTCAGCATCGACTCCTATGCACCCCAGGTGGTCGAAAAAGCGCTTTCGTGCGGGTTTGGCATCGTCAACGACATCACGGGCCTGGCCGACGAGCGCATCGGGAAACTGGCGCTGCAGTATGGGGCGAAGGTGGTCATCATGCATATGCAAGGAACCCCGAAGACGATGCAGCAAGACCCCCGTTACGACAATGTGGTGCTGGATGTGGACGACTTTTTCGCCCGGAGAATCGCCAAGGCGGAAGCGCTCGGACTGGCGAGGGATGATATCATTCTGGATGTGGGCATCGGATTCGGCAAACGGCTGGAGCACAATCTGGCGCTTTTGAAACATCTGCGCCACTTTACCCGTTTCGGCTGTGAAGTGCTCATCGGTGCCAGCCGCAAGTCGATGATCGACGCCATCGTCCCCGCGCCGGTGGAGGCGCGGCTTCCCGGGACATTGGCGATTCATCTGGAGGCGGTGCGCCGGGGCGCCTCCATCGTCCGGTGCCACGATGTGGCGGAACACCGGCAGGCGCTGGCGCTCTACGAGGCGATAGAGAAAGGGGGATTGGAGTGA